In Sorghum bicolor cultivar BTx623 chromosome 8, Sorghum_bicolor_NCBIv3, whole genome shotgun sequence, one genomic interval encodes:
- the LOC8084199 gene encoding adenine DNA glycosylase has translation MAKNPKAADTRRGRSPTRRPQPRRAKAPAASSSASDIEDLAPAVPAAASPGAAASPGAAAPAALRAQLLRWYDAHRRDLPWRCASGGEEERAYAVWVSEVMLQQTRVPVVVGYYERWMARWPTVRSLAAATQEEVNEMWAGLGYYRRARFLLEGAKQIIEKGVFPRTASALREVRGIGDYTAGAIASIAFNEVVPVVDGNVVRVISRLYAIADNPKESSTVKRFWELAGQMVDPLRPGDFNQAMMELGATLCSKTKPGCSECAVSSHCQALALSHENASVQVTDFPRVVPKAKPRRDFAAVCVVQIAQGLEEEAPDAKDNSNLFLLIKRPEEGLLAGLWEFPLILVDEGKTDFQNRRKAMDKYLSKLLSFDVGQRSDVIFREDVGEHVHIFSHIRLTMHVELMIINLKDGVDRLCKKEADSTKLKLVNESSMESMGLTSGIRKVYNMVRAFKEKRLLVSEKGHVPTRKRTRRFKQ, from the exons ATGGCCAAGAACCCCAAGGCGGCCGACACCCGCCGTGGCCGTTCTCCCACAAGACGGCCCCAACCGCGCCGCGCCAAGGCGCCGgcagcctcctcctctgctTCTGACATCGAAGACCTGGCTCCCGCAGTGCCTGCAGCCGCATCCCCAGGCGCCGCCGCATCCCCAGGCGCCGCCGCACccgcggcgctgcgcgcgcaGCTGCTCCGGTGGTATGACGCGCACCGTCGGGACCTGCCGTGGCGATGCGCAAGCGGCGGCGAGGAAGAGAGGGCGTACGCGGTGTGGGTGTCGGAGGTGATGCTGCAGCAGACGCGGGTGCCCGTGGTCGTCGGCTACTACGAGCGGTGGATGGCGCGGTGGCCCACCGTGCGAAGCCTCGCCGCCGCTACGCAGGAG GAGGTGAACGAGATGTGGGCGGGTCTTGGCTACTACCGTAGGGCTCGATTTCTGCTGGAG GGAGCAAAGCAGATCATCGAAAAGGGGGTGTTTCCTCGCACGGCGTCAGCCCTCCGTGAGGTTCGTGGCATTGGGGATTACACAGCTGGAGCAATTGCTTCAATTGCCTTCAACGAG GTTGTCCCAGTTGTGGATGGAAATGTTGTACGAGTGATCAGCAGGCTTTATGCCATTGCTGACAACCCAAAGGAATCCTCAACAGTGAAGAGATTCTG GGAGCTTGCAGGTCAGATGGTTGATCCTTTGAGACCAGGAGACTTCAACCAAGCAATGATGGAATTAGGAGCAACATTATGTAGCAAAACAAAGCCTGGTTGCTCTGAATGCGCAGTCTCTAGCCACTGCCAAGCGCTTGCACTTTCCCATGAAAATGCATCGGTCCAAGTTACAGACTTCCCACGAGTGGTTCCAAAGGCCAAACCTCGGAGAGATTTCGCTGCTGTTTGTGTTGTTCAGATTGCACAAGGCTTGGAGGAAGAGGCACCAGACGCAAAGGACAATAGCAATCTCTTTTTGCTGATCAAGAGACCAGAGGAGGGCCTGCTTGCGGGGCTCTGGGAGTTCCCACTGATCCTTGTGGACGAAGGGAAGACCGATTTTCAGAACAGGAGGAAAGCAATGGACAAGTATTTGTCGAAGTTGCTTAGCTTTGACGTGGGACAGAGATCTGATGTGATCTTCCGAGAGGATGTTGGTGAGCATGTCCACATTTTCTCCCACATTCGCCTGACAATGCATGTGGAGCTGATGATTATTAATCTCAAAG ATGGTGTGGATCGACTATGCAAAAAGGAAGCTGATAGCACAAAGTTGAAACTTGTCAACGAATCCTCCATGGAGTCCATGGGATTAACATCTGGTATTCGGAAG GTGTACAACATGGTCAGGGCTTTCAAGGAGAAAAGGCTCCTTGTATCTGAGAAAGGTCATGTACCAACGAGGAAAAGGACTAGACGGTTCAAACAGTAA